TTGATAATCTAGAGGAAAAGTTCAGCAATTTTAAAGCTTTTTATGCAAAGGCGAACAAGGATAAAACTTTGGAAAATTTTGCGATCGTCAGTTTAGAATTCAATAACCAAGTGGTGTGCACTAAAATATAATAGAAATGGAACAAACTAAATATTCAGTAGGCCTAGACATAGGAACAACAAAAATCGTTGCCATTATTGGGAAGGAAAATGAGTATGGGAAGATTGAAATTTTGGGTATAGGAAAATCCAAGAGTTTAGGTGTTCACAGAGGTGTTGTCAATAATATTACACAAACCATACAATCTATTCAGCAGGCCGTTGAAGAGGCGGAGAGCAACTCCGGTCTTAAAATCGGTTCTGTAGTTGTTGGTATTGCTGGCCAGCACATACGAAGTTTACAGCATAGTGACTATATCACTCGTAGAGATTCTGAAGAGGTAATCAACGATGAGGATTTGGATACCCTTTGCAACCAGGTTTATAAACTGATTATGCTCCCTGGAGAGGAAATTATCCATGTATTGCCGCAAGAATATAAAGTGGACGGACAGGCTGAGATTAAGCAGCCCATTGGTATGTACGGAGGTCGTTTGGAGGCTAACTTCCACGTTGTTGTGGGTCAGGTTACTTCCATCAAAAATGTAGGCCGCTGTATTAAAAGTGCCGGGTTGGACTTGGGGAATATCACCTTGGAGCCATTGGCTTCTTCGGATGCGGTACTTAGTCAAGAAGAGAAAGAAGCAGGTGTTGCATTGATTGATATAGGAGGTGGTACAACTGATTTGGCCATCTTCAAGGATGGTATCATTCGGCACACTGCAGTAATTCCTTTTGGTGGTGGTGTTATTACGGAAGACATAAAAGAGGGATGTTCTATTATAGAGAAGCAGGCAGAGTTGCTTAAGATTAAATTTGGTTCTGCTTGGCCTGGCGAGAACAAGGACAATGAAATTGTTTCCATTCCGGGACTAAGAGGTAGGGAACCAAAGGAAATTACCTTAAAGAATTTGTCCAAAATA
This genomic window from Maribacter sp. MJ134 contains:
- the ftsA gene encoding cell division protein FtsA, whose amino-acid sequence is MEQTKYSVGLDIGTTKIVAIIGKENEYGKIEILGIGKSKSLGVHRGVVNNITQTIQSIQQAVEEAESNSGLKIGSVVVGIAGQHIRSLQHSDYITRRDSEEVINDEDLDTLCNQVYKLIMLPGEEIIHVLPQEYKVDGQAEIKQPIGMYGGRLEANFHVVVGQVTSIKNVGRCIKSAGLDLGNITLEPLASSDAVLSQEEKEAGVALIDIGGGTTDLAIFKDGIIRHTAVIPFGGGVITEDIKEGCSIIEKQAELLKIKFGSAWPGENKDNEIVSIPGLRGREPKEITLKNLSKIIHARVVEIIEQVYVEIKNYGHDEQKKKLIAGIVLTGGGSQLKHLKQLVEYITGMDTRIGYPNEHLAGDSEEEIASPLYATAVGLLMNAIKNEARMAPATEATDGNEETGEGELVYAESGDTKISTNGERRERKSVFDKWSEKLKEFLDNAE